The window AAGAGATTGAtggaaagaaaaagttgaattcTTCAGTGCAATCAGTGAACTTTATCAACAAATTAACGATGTTAATCAATATTAAAGCTGTAAGATAAACCATACCTTATTCATTCAACGATTGTCTTATGACACCTTCCCAAGACCAAGAACACCATAAAAATAAATCTCTCAAGCacaaacataaatttttaagaaatttctaTTGATGAACCGTTCACAATACATTTGATTTTACAAATGtctcacaaaagaaaaaaaatcagttaaaattaaatatttgttAGGACGCTGTATGACATTGAATGAACTATTTTCTATGGCTTTAATTGCAAACTGGTTTAGATAGGGTACCTTTAGAGGAGGCGGTGATGAAATTAGAACACAGATCATACTAACAGGCTAATGTGAATTAGTCACTGCTTGTCGCCTcgtcaaaaaataaaagcaaaaaacgaAGCGTCTTTAATCTTTTATCAAAATAGGGCACAAGCGCGAAATAGTATCAACCTTTTATACACACGGTATTTCGATTTTTCTGCAGTTTTTATTTTCGCCACTTTTACCAAATTAATAAAACGTCTCTCAAAACCTTCCATTCTCCCACGTCAATGCTGTCTCAAAATGTCTTTTTGATTGAAATAATTTGTATGAATTTGACATTGTTAAGTTGGAAGGAGATAATGGTCTAGTATCagcaattttaaacatatatttaaatGATTTGAAAATTTGTGACCACATTCTAACTTCATAAAGCAGCAGTTAAAACTAAATTCAACAAAAGATTCTTGGATTGGCATCTTCAAGCATAGTCCAATATGAACTAAAACTAAATTCAATCTAAAATACAAATACGAAAAAACGTTTAATAACACGATTCAACAATAGTGCTCAAAAACCGCAAATTGGCGAAAACATTTTAACATGTGGGTGGCGCGTGGTGAAAATCTATAGTCAGTGAACAGTCATTTAAAATAGCGAGATTTTAGCATATTTTACTTCAAGtcatcaatttatttttttaacggaATCTTTGAAATTAGAAAAAGTATATGAGAAAAAACCTAACAAGCCTTGGGGACATGGCTGCAATGTAGTTTATGATTTTCCAACAGACGATAGATAAGATAACTTAAAGCAATAGGGTAAAGATGAGTATGAAATATTAagtgcaaatatttttttctcttgaactaatttttcattatttcgtATTTCTGCTGACTGATTAAGATGTTGGAACCTGTAGTATGCGCTTAATGTATTTGTTTTTGTGGCATGTATAGGTAATTTGATCTACGTTAACTGAAGGAATAAATATTCGCAAATTTTACGCTATGATATCATGATAAAAACTGTCCCATCAAAGTACTATAGGAGAGTTGGAGACGAGGTTGAGAATTTCGGAAAAAGAGTATTTGGAAAATTATCCGGAAAATGTGAAGTTCTCGCAAATTCGAACTTTTAGGTCACGTTTTTGAAGAATTTTTACAGTTCACAAATGGGTGAACAATAACGCGTTTATTTTCTAAGTGTTATTTTCGCAAAAATTCCTTAGTTTGCCTTtagcaaaatttaaaagaaaaaatctttCGTTTACGTTAGCGAGAACAAATTGTTGAGGAAATTTATTGCCCAAGGTATGTTTATAGCCTTTATAGGCTTGTTAAAAGAGAAAGGTGTActttaacttttcaaaaaagaaacatagacaaaaaacaaactttgcAGACCCTTTTGATCATGAGCTGAAAGTGTGAACTTTAATTCTGTTTAAATGTTTTCTGTTTaaataaattctgtttaattatGTTTAAAAATACTGACTAACCAGGAGTTTACCAGTGGCAAAATAAATTCATATAGAGAACcctgaaaataaagttgttgCAGTAAAATTTTTGATAATCACCAAATTCTTAACTGTTTAGGATATTAAAACCTAGATAGCTTCAGATTAAACTTTTACTTACTTTAtctaaattaaattaataatcGAGGCTAAGTAATTTGAGAACATAGTTTCCTCTAAATAATCTCCAGAGCAGAGGCTTGGTATTATCACACGCCATCAGTCTCCTGATCGCAATCTACGAAGGAGTACTAAACAAAAACATAAGTGGTCAATTTGTTTGACAATGATGCAACGTAAACATGGTAGATAGATTATTTTTACGAGTTGTTTATTGAAATTGTGATCAACTTCttgacacaaaaaaataaaaaatcatggATAGACGGTTTATTTTGTTGCAGTCTCAAGAAAAGAGAAGAAATGTGCCAGGTAATTTATAGAGGGATTTTAtagtacaaataaaaattcaatatttCGATAAAGATTTTATTACTATAACGCCAACATACTAACGTATATATTCTGTCTACATTTTAAAATACAACCTACAGTCTTTAGAAGACCAAATTAGTCACATTTAATAACCTGTAAAATTCGCATGAATTTCCAACTGTTTTATCAACAAACTCATCTGTTTTTAGCTACCAAATTACTCGTTTTTAAATCTGCGATATTGAAATactttatattttatacatcgtatgtttttttcatatatactctctatacttttaaatatatctATATAAATATCATTTTATGTACACACATATATccataatttttacacaaactgCGGCTCCCAATTAGAACATAGGAAAAAATACTAAAAGGGCGCGCAACAGacaaaaaggtttacaatactgACACGTTCACAGCTGTCTTAAATACAATCTAAAAATagtacataaaataaatttggaTAATAAATCACCACATATAATAGTTATTGATTCACTAACTGAATATGATAAGAATGCTTAAAAAATTCCAGaaagaaatctaaaaaaaacgaCGTTTAAATTAGAAAATCAGAACCGTAACTTAAATGACCATTTCAAACGTCGAATCAATGTAGTATGAGAACTTATATCAAAAGCTCGATACGACTGCATTGCAACCATTAAACTGGTATAAATAcgtaaaattcaaattttatccccccaaaaaaaaacaactaaagAATTGTATAAATTTACAAATACGaagcacaaaataattttatatgttTTCACTGGATTGTTCTATTAAATAATCACCAGTTAAGGGTTGTTTATCTTCTTCCGTGTTCTCTGCTACAAGTAAAACTTCCTTTTCTTTTGGAGACTGGCTAATATTGCACACATCGACATCTTCTTCTGGAGTATTTGAAGCTGAAGATACAACTTTTCTGGGAACACATTGCTTTCTTTTACGTCCAGACTGTTTCATTGGTTCAATGTCAGGCTCAGTTTTCACGAGCGGTGGAGAAAATAGCATAGCTGAAAAAAAGAGATGACAATTTATTTCCTGATTTAGTTATGAATTCCTAAATCCAGAActagatatatttttttgcgTAAGAAAAAAACCCAACAACacacaaataaaaatacttaCAATAGGACTTCTTGTCACGTTTTGCAACATCCATCACTCTATGGAAACTATCGTATTTGTCCAAGTACATGCGGGATGAATGTTTATATTCTTCATGCATATGACTATGTCTGTGATGTATTGGGTAATCGTGTATGTATTTGTCCCCATGATATCCTGGAGCATCATGGTAAAAATGATGAAATTCATCCATCTCCTTATAAGATCGTGGTGAGGGATAGTAAAAGCGATTTTTGCCATGGAAGAGATAGTGTTCAGGATTAAAGCGTCCATACTTTTCATGAATGTGATGATTATCATACTTTCCCCTATGATGCACGTGGTGTGAGTGGACATCCTCTGAGTAAAGCGAGTCAGGCCTTGATGGTGTTACCTTGACCCGGCAGCCTTTTAATTGAGAATCTAAAAATGATTCATCGTGTACACCATTTGGCATTTTCAGCTTTTCTTTCATCTCATTACTTTCACTGGATGTATTTAACAGATCTGTACAATCCTCTGAGCTGTTTTGCATTTTTAGACGAGCTCTTCGTCTTCTTTGAGCCTCTCTATTTGACCTGCGACGTCTTTCCAATTGTTCACTTGTTAATTTTTCTCTACTCTTTTCCTCAAATGATTTGATAGATTCTGAACTTAACGCTTTAGGGTGTCCATTAATCTGATCTGTCTTCCCGCTTTCTTTGTTGTCCAATGAATCAACATTTGTAGTTccatctttgttttcaaattctgTGTTAGGCTGTACAATTACTAACTTATCACCATCTTCATCTTCAATTTCTCCATTCCAATTGGGTGACTCTTTTTTAAGAGTGGAGCAAATATTTTCCAGAACACTCTTCTTTGAACAACTATCCGATGAAGGGGACATCTTCTCACTTTCTGGAGAAAAGTCTTGTGATTTCATATCTTCATAATCTCTAGTTTTGGGAACAACTTGAAGTAACTCTGAATCCTTACTACTTGTGAACTTGTTGTACTGTTTGTCAGATGGAATTGAAACAGCTAAGGCAGATTTTTCATTATGCATGCTTGGTATATAGTCATCATTGAAGTCCTCTGAATTACTTCCAACACAGCTTGGTGAATATTTGCAACCATCATAATGATCATCACCTTCATATCTGGGGAATACACGATGTGGTAACTTTTCCATTCTATGTACATGTGAAAGGAAATCATCATGATTTTTGTGAAGAGCATGTGGTTGATAAAGAGGTGAATGATAATATCTTGGCATACCATCTTCCTGTGAATTAGGATGTAGTTGATCGCTATGATTAGCTTGAGATTTTGCCtacagaaaaatatataaaataagcaacaaaaaacctaACAAGATAACTATATTCTGATATTAGCCAACTGTAACAAGTCTGtttattttataactttgtaTCCACATGCAAAAGATGTTGGATATTCCACAAAAATTAAGACTTCATTTCTATTATTGCTcattgcaaaataaaaacacatataaTTCTTCAACCAGGAAAGGAATTTAATTCAAGCTAAGCAGAAGagccaaaaaaattataaaaaaaagatttggtgATAAAAAACGTTTCCATACTGGTGAAAAGTACACCCTTTTACATTCCATGTGCATTTAACTACATGTCAATGCCAGCCATATACACTTAAAAAACTgctaaattatttatatacatatattatgATGGCATAAAGTTACCTTTTCTAATCGTATTCTTGCTCTTCGTTCCCTTTGATAATCCCTCTCCCTTTTTCTTAAGTCCTCAAGCTCTTCCTCAGAAAGCTTTTTTCTGTCAACATTACGACTAATTAATCTTTTTTTCTCTGCCGAACTAGGTGGAGATGTGTTATCTGGGGATTTCCTTCCTTCAGGTGATATAGAGCGGTCAATGGTTGAATGTGGTTGATGAATTGGATGATACATATGGGGTGAGAGGTGATGGCTCTTGTGAAAATTATGTGGTAAGTGGAAATCTCTTTCTTTGTGACCATGTTGATCGTCAGAATGTAGCCTTGGGAGGTACATATCAGGGTAATGTCTTTCTCGGAAATAATGACTAGATGGAGAGTGGTGATGGCCAGGTGCATCTGGCATATACACGGCAGGATAATGCATGTGGTGATTTGAAGGAAGATGGTGTTGATGAGGTGACATCAAATGAAATTTCGGAGACAAATGGCTATTGGTATTTCTTTGTTCTTCTGATCTCTTTTGCTCTGGGGAAGCAGAATGGTGACTTTTGACGATTTTGTCTTGAGATTCTGTGTTTGAGTTAGGTGAAACATCATTTTCCTCCTTTACCTGGGAAATAATTTCAATGTGATAATTTCAGGTTTTATAGCTTTCTATGAAATTCATCAGTTGTGTAATAAATACATCAGGCAGGGAAACTACTAAGGGTGTACTGCTATTTAGGTGATAAGAGTAAGATGGAAGACTGAAAAGTGCCTATTTGGTGCTTCTGTTGATATTTACTAACATCAACAATTAGTTTTTTAAGGCACTTGAGTAATTTAAGGTGACTGCAACCAAAGATGCCCATGCTTGACACAGACAGAGCAAGCCTGACAGCCTAAATTCAGAATTTTTGGCTGACATAGTTTAAGGTCTGTAGCAGAATAtaggtagatagatagatggctACCTCAAATCTTCGGGAAGATATACCCTTTCTATATTATTTCCT is drawn from Hydractinia symbiolongicarpus strain clone_291-10 chromosome 8, HSymV2.1, whole genome shotgun sequence and contains these coding sequences:
- the LOC130654156 gene encoding uncharacterized protein LOC130654156 — its product is MAAETVSAYPISFHKDHVSSYPISEHHIREVCEETCQEDKNHLDLQNFTYNERSGIISKTNNELSNGGISDEMKENIARQITHHDVMNNGKRVAEAKKKRNVRKRNRCDMSPEELRRLRERERKAQQSRRDRIRAQKRQAQGWHDDDAAWEAFLDQTENTDSDKPKKKVSSKKQSSDLPSMVCNMSPNNAPTDEFVSDATTTKLKESEIDVNIDEDRKFQKQVSTSNETDSNCGSNQDTQSMLYSSDENSMDASNKEFISNGKKISRRHFLPTDELERLRKRERDAKRKQRERTRLLANNDNFSVKEENDVSPNSNTESQDKIVKSHHSASPEQKRSEEQRNTNSHLSPKFHLMSPHQHHLPSNHHMHYPAVYMPDAPGHHHSPSSHYFRERHYPDMYLPRLHSDDQHGHKERDFHLPHNFHKSHHLSPHMYHPIHQPHSTIDRSISPEGRKSPDNTSPPSSAEKKRLISRNVDRKKLSEEELEDLRKRERDYQRERRARIRLEKAKSQANHSDQLHPNSQEDGMPRYYHSPLYQPHALHKNHDDFLSHVHRMEKLPHRVFPRYEGDDHYDGCKYSPSCVGSNSEDFNDDYIPSMHNEKSALAVSIPSDKQYNKFTSSKDSELLQVVPKTRDYEDMKSQDFSPESEKMSPSSDSCSKKSVLENICSTLKKESPNWNGEIEDEDGDKLVIVQPNTEFENKDGTTNVDSLDNKESGKTDQINGHPKALSSESIKSFEEKSREKLTSEQLERRRRSNREAQRRRRARLKMQNSSEDCTDLLNTSSESNEMKEKLKMPNGVHDESFLDSQLKGCRVKVTPSRPDSLYSEDVHSHHVHHRGKYDNHHIHEKYGRFNPEHYLFHGKNRFYYPSPRSYKEMDEFHHFYHDAPGYHGDKYIHDYPIHHRHSHMHEEYKHSSRMYLDKYDSFHRVMDVAKRDKKSYSMLFSPPLVKTEPDIEPMKQSGRKRKQCVPRKVVSSASNTPEEDVDVCNISQSPKEKEVLLVAENTEEDKQPLTGDYLIEQSSENI